In the genome of Buchnera aphidicola (Acyrthosiphon lactucae), the window ATCTGCTGCTATGTTATTAAAAAAAGAAAAATTTTTTTTTGATTATGCACATACATCTGTATTAAAAAGAGCTATTCATACTTTACAACATATTTTAGACGAATTAAACCAAACTTGGTTATCAGTTAAAAAATCTTGGCGTTTAAATGAAAGACATTATGGTGCATTAGAGGGATTGAATAAAGATGAAGTTGTTCAAAAATATGGACAAAAACAAGTGATGTTATGGAGAAGAAGTTTTAATATTATCCCGCCTCAAATTAAAATAGAAGACAAACGTTTTCCAGGAAATGATATACGATATTCACATCTTGATATTAATACTATTCCTCTAGGAGAGAGCTTAGAAATAACTGCAAAACGAGTGATACCTTATTGGCATAAAATTCTTTATCCTCAATTAAAAAGTAATAAAAGAATACTTATTGTAGCTCATGGGAATTCTTTACGTGCTTTAATACAATATTTAAATAAAATAGATAATAAAAAAATTTTAGAATTAAATATTCCTACTGCAACACCTATTATTTTAGATTTCGATAAAGAGATTAATCCACTTAAGTGGTATTATTTGAAATAATTTTATTAAAAAAATTATTTTTTTTTATATTTTTAAAAACTTTAATAATAAATTAATCTAATTATATTTAGAATTATATTGATACGAAGTAGCATAAATATATTTTTAAAAACATAAGACTTAATAGATTTTTTTAAAATATTGTTTTAAAAAAATAAAAAAACTTTATCGAGTTAAAAATAAGAGGTTCTAATGATTAAAAAAATTGGAGTCTTAACTAGTGGTGGAGATGCTCCAGGGATGAATGCTGCAATTAGAGGAGTTGTTAGAACAGCGCTTAGTGAAAAATTAGAAGTATTTGGAATTTATGATGGATATTTAGGTTTATATGAAAACCGTATGGTAAATCTTGATAGATATAGTGTATCTGATATGATCAATAGAGGTGGTACATTTTTAGGATCAGCTAGATTTTCTAGTTTTCATCAAGATGAAATACGTTCTATTGCAGTACAAAATTTAAAAAAAAGAAATATAGATGCTCTCGTTGTTATTGGAGGTGATGGATCTTATATTGGAGCTCAAAAATTAACAGAAATGGGCATTTCATGTATTAGCATTCCAGGTACTATAGATAATGATGTTTCAGGAACTGATTATACAATTGGTTATTTTACAGCTTTACAAACGGTTGTTGAAGCTATTGATCGATTACGCGATACCTCTTCTTCTCACCAACGTATTTCTATCGTAGAAGTAATGGGAAGATATTGTGGAGATTTAACATTAGCTGCAGCGATCGCTGGTGGATGTGAATTTATTGTATTACCAGAAATTGACTATAAACAAGAAGAATTAGTTATTGAGATTCAAGCAGGTATTGCTAAAGGGAAAAAACACGCTATTGTTGCAATAACAGAATATATTTGTGATGTAGAAAAATTAGCAAAATATATTGAAAAAAAAACAAATCGAGAAACTAGAGCTACAATCCTTGGTCATATTCAAAGAGGTGGTGCTCCTGTAGTATATGATCGTATATTAGCTTCAAGAATGGGTGCGTATTCAGTTGAATTATTAATAAAAGGTTATAAAGGTAAATGCGTTGGAATACAAAATGAAAAAATGGTTTTTAATGATATAAAAAATGCACTAAAAAATATGAAACGTACTTTTAAAAAAGATTGGTTAATTACTGCTAAAAAGTTATATTAATATAAAATTAGTGCCGGTTTTACCGGCGCTCTAATTTTTAAATAAAGTAATATAGGCTTTAAAAATGAATATTTATAGAAAAAAAAATTTAATAAAAAAATGTTTTGTTGAGTTTTTTGGAACAGGTTTAGTAGTTTTTTTTGGCATAGGCTCTTTAGCTGCTTTAAAGTTAAAAAATATTGACTTTAATCAATTTGAAATAAGCTGTATTTGGGGTTTTGCAGTATCTATATCAATTTATTTTAGTTCTTCAATATCTGGTGCTCATTTAAATCCAGCCATTACTATTTTCTTTTGGCTTTCTTCCAAATTTCATAAAAGAAAGGTATTACCTTATATTGTATCTCAAATATTTGGTTCTTTTTTTTTTACAATGTTAATATATTATCTTTATAACAACTTATTAATTTCATTTGAAAGCAAGAATAATATTATAAGAGGAACACAAGAAAGTCTTAATTTAGCTTCTATTTTTTGTGTTTATCCTAACTGTCAAAATAGTTTTATTTTTAATTTTATGATAGAAATATTATCAACTGCACTTTTTATGATAATTTTATTAGAATTTAATAATAAAAATAATAATTACTTTCTATATAATAAGTCTATAATACCTATTTTAATAGGACTATTAGTGTGTATGATTAATTTAGTTATAAGTCCTTTAAATAATATCAGTCTAAATCCAGCACGAGATTTAGGTCCTAAAATATTTCTAAGTTTAACTGGATGGGGTATTTTCTCTTTTACTGGAGGAAATGAAAACATTTTATGTTGTTTAATTCCTATAATAGGTCCAATTTTAGGTACCAATTTAGGTGGTTGGATACATAAATTATTAATTAATAATAATAATTGATTTTTATATTTTAAATAATATCATGAGCTATTTTTATAATTTTTAAAAATTCTTGTAAACTTAGAGATGAATTTCCAATTAACAAACCATTTATATCTGGTTGTTCAATAAATTTTTTTACATTAGTATGATTAATAGAGCCGCCATACTGAACTAATATATCATTTGTATTGATTTTATCATGTTTTTTAATATAATTTTTAATAAATTGATGTATTAATTGCACATCTTTTGGATCAGCTGATAAACCTGTTCCAATTGCCCAAATAGGTTCATATGCAATTATTGTATTATTAAATACCGATTTTCCTAATTTTTTAAATATACAATTTAATTGTGCTTTAATAATTTTTTGAGTTTGACCATTTTTTTTATCTCTTTCTGTTTCACCTATACATAAAATAGGTATTAAATTTAACTCTTTAATTAAATGAAACTTTTTTGAAATAAGATCATTAGTTTCATGATGTAATAAACGTCTTTCGGAATGTCCAATAATAACATATTTTACTCCTATATCTTGTAGCATTAAAGCAGATGTTTCTCCAGTAAATGCTCCTTGTAAATTAATATCTACGTTTTGCGCACCAAGAAAAATATTCATATTTTTTATATTTTTATATACTCTCTCTAAATATATAGTTGGAGGAGCAATAATAACAATGTTTTTTTCTAAAAAAACGGATGAATATAATTTTAAACGTTCAAAAAAACTAGAAATCATTTTTATATTTCCATTTAATTTCCAATTAGCTGTAATAAAAAATTTTTTCATTTATCACCTTCATAATTTTGTTAAATTATAGAAACTAAGCTTTCTTATAAAGAAATATATATAAACTTAGTTTCTACTATAAAGTATATATAAAAAATATTACTTGTATATATTTGTCCGATCTCGTAATTTTTTTCCTGGTTTGAAATAAGGCACATACCTTTCATTTAATTTAACTGTTTTTCCAGTCTTAGGATTACGACCAATACGAGAAGAACGATAATGTAACGAAAAACTACCAAATCCTCGAATTTCAATTCTTTGTCCCTGTGCTAACGATATAATCATATGTTCTAGCATTTCTTTTGTAGCACGCTCTATCATTTTATTTGAAATATGAATTTTTTGTTCAGCAATTTTTTCGAATAATTCTGACTTAGTCATAAATCCTCTATTTTTATAAATATTAAAAGATTATTCATATTGATAAATTTTTAAAATAGCCGTATAAAAAATATATTTTCATGAAAAGTAATCATTCAGTATTTTTAGCTGCTTTAAATGCTTCTATCATTACATTAGAAAAAGCATCATCATTTTTTTTGCTATTAGAGGAAACTGTTAAATCTTTTTTTTCATTTTCATTTATATTATGAATTGTAAGATAAATTATTCTATTTTTTCGATCAAAACTAGATAATTTAACAAAAATTTCATCATTAATTTTTAATTTATTTATTATATCTTCAGAAGATGACTTAGAAATATCAGATAATTTTATAATACCTTCTAAATTTTCTGGTAATTTTACAATAATATTCTTTTTATCTAAAGCTTTAATTTTTCCAGTAATAACTATACCTTTTTTATGGTTTGTAATATAAATATTAAAAGGATCTTCTTCTAATTGTTTAATTCCTAAAGATATACGTTCTCTTTCAGCATCTACTTGAAGAACTACAGCAGAAATTTCATCGTTCTTTTTATATTTTTTAACTGCTTCCTCACCAGGTATTGTCCAAGAAATATCAGATAAGTGTACTAATCCATCAATACCTCCATTTAAACCAATAAAAATACCAAAATCTGTAATAGATTTAATTTTTCCAATAACATGAATCCCTTTTTTATGAGTTTCAGAAAATTCTTTCCATGGATTCATTTTACATTGTTTTAAACCAAGAGAAATACGACGACGTTCTTCATCTATATCCAGAACCATTACTTCAACAATATCATTAACAACAACTACTTTTGATGGATGAATATTTTTATTAGTCCAATCCATTTCAGAAACATGTACGAGACCTTCTACTCCTTCTTCAATTTCTACAAAACAACCATAATCTGTTAAATTGGTTACACGGCCAGTTATTTTAGTTTCTTCTGGATAACGTTTGGAAATTTCTATCCATGGATCTTCACCTAGTTGTTTTAATCCTAATGAAACACGTGTTCTCTCTCTATCAAATTTTAAAATTTTAATATTAATTTCATCACCTACATTTACTATTTCACTAGGATGCTTAACTCGTTTCCAAGCCATGTCAGTAATATGTAAAAGACCGT includes:
- the gpmA gene encoding 2,3-diphosphoglycerate-dependent phosphoglycerate mutase: MKNNKVVLIRHGQSEWNELNKFTGWYDAELSKKGKDEAKSAAMLLKKEKFFFDYAHTSVLKRAIHTLQHILDELNQTWLSVKKSWRLNERHYGALEGLNKDEVVQKYGQKQVMLWRRSFNIIPPQIKIEDKRFPGNDIRYSHLDINTIPLGESLEITAKRVIPYWHKILYPQLKSNKRILIVAHGNSLRALIQYLNKIDNKKILELNIPTATPIILDFDKEINPLKWYYLK
- the rpsA gene encoding 30S ribosomal protein S1, which codes for MNESFAQLFEESLKEIKTRPGSIIRGTIVAIEKDIVLVDAGLKSESAIPAEQFKNSQGFLDINVGDQIDVALDAIEDGFGETLLSREKAKRHEAWLILEQAHEKSETVIGIINGKVKGGFTVELNDIRAFLPGSLVDVRPVRETIHLEGKELEFKVIKLDQKRNNVVVSRRAVIESENSAERNQLLENLQEGMHVKGIVKNLTDYGAFVDLGGVDGLLHITDMAWKRVKHPSEIVNVGDEINIKILKFDRERTRVSLGLKQLGEDPWIEISKRYPEETKITGRVTNLTDYGCFVEIEEGVEGLVHVSEMDWTNKNIHPSKVVVVNDIVEVMVLDIDEERRRISLGLKQCKMNPWKEFSETHKKGIHVIGKIKSITDFGIFIGLNGGIDGLVHLSDISWTIPGEEAVKKYKKNDEISAVVLQVDAERERISLGIKQLEEDPFNIYITNHKKGIVITGKIKALDKKNIIVKLPENLEGIIKLSDISKSSSEDIINKLKINDEIFVKLSSFDRKNRIIYLTIHNINENEKKDLTVSSNSKKNDDAFSNVMIEAFKAAKNTE
- the pfkA gene encoding 6-phosphofructokinase gives rise to the protein MIKKIGVLTSGGDAPGMNAAIRGVVRTALSEKLEVFGIYDGYLGLYENRMVNLDRYSVSDMINRGGTFLGSARFSSFHQDEIRSIAVQNLKKRNIDALVVIGGDGSYIGAQKLTEMGISCISIPGTIDNDVSGTDYTIGYFTALQTVVEAIDRLRDTSSSHQRISIVEVMGRYCGDLTLAAAIAGGCEFIVLPEIDYKQEELVIEIQAGIAKGKKHAIVAITEYICDVEKLAKYIEKKTNRETRATILGHIQRGGAPVVYDRILASRMGAYSVELLIKGYKGKCVGIQNEKMVFNDIKNALKNMKRTFKKDWLITAKKLY
- a CDS encoding MIP/aquaporin family protein — translated: MNIYRKKNLIKKCFVEFFGTGLVVFFGIGSLAALKLKNIDFNQFEISCIWGFAVSISIYFSSSISGAHLNPAITIFFWLSSKFHKRKVLPYIVSQIFGSFFFTMLIYYLYNNLLISFESKNNIIRGTQESLNLASIFCVYPNCQNSFIFNFMIEILSTALFMIILLEFNNKNNNYFLYNKSIIPILIGLLVCMINLVISPLNNISLNPARDLGPKIFLSLTGWGIFSFTGGNENILCCLIPIIGPILGTNLGGWIHKLLINNNN
- the tpiA gene encoding triose-phosphate isomerase, with protein sequence MKKFFITANWKLNGNIKMISSFFERLKLYSSVFLEKNIVIIAPPTIYLERVYKNIKNMNIFLGAQNVDINLQGAFTGETSALMLQDIGVKYVIIGHSERRLLHHETNDLISKKFHLIKELNLIPILCIGETERDKKNGQTQKIIKAQLNCIFKKLGKSVFNNTIIAYEPIWAIGTGLSADPKDVQLIHQFIKNYIKKHDKINTNDILVQYGGSINHTNVKKFIEQPDINGLLIGNSSLSLQEFLKIIKIAHDII
- the ihfB gene encoding integration host factor subunit beta, with protein sequence MTKSELFEKIAEQKIHISNKMIERATKEMLEHMIISLAQGQRIEIRGFGSFSLHYRSSRIGRNPKTGKTVKLNERYVPYFKPGKKLRDRTNIYK